A genomic region of Oncorhynchus mykiss isolate Arlee chromosome 16, USDA_OmykA_1.1, whole genome shotgun sequence contains the following coding sequences:
- the LOC110492717 gene encoding troponin T, cardiac muscle isoforms isoform X1 has protein sequence MSDNEEVEEFEEQNEEEEEPAIEEEEETNGEPGEEPQEGEEEHADEGEGAEEGEEAHADEGEGAEEGEEEAKPKFKPFIMPNLIPPKIPDGEKVDFDDIHRKRMEKDLNELQTLIEVHFESRKKEEEELINLTDRIEKRRSERSEQQRIRSEREKERQKRLEDERTRKEEEEAKRKADDDAKKKKTLTSLHFGGYMQKMEVRGKRQTEREKKKKILQDRRKSLDIENMSQDKLKDKAQELWLWQQQLEAEKFDLQYQISRQKYDINVLRNRVSDHQKTTKRTKRGLRK, from the exons ATGTCAGACAATGAAGAGGTTGAAGAGTTTGA GGAGCAGAATG aggaagaagaagagccagccatagaggaggaagaggagaccaaTGGGGAGCCAG GGGAAGAGccacaggagggagaggaggagcatgcagatgaaggggagggggcagaggagggagaggaggcgcatgcagatgaaggggagggggcagaggaaGGAGAAG AGGAGGCCAAACCTAAATTCAA gccgtTCATAATGCCCAACCTCATCCCACCTAAGATCCCAGATGGAGAGAAGGTAGATTTTGAT GACATCCACAGGAAGCGCATGGAGAAGGACCTGAATGAGTTGCAGACACTGATCGAGGTTCACTTTGAAAgcaggaagaaggaggaggaggagcttaTCAACCTCACAGACAGGATT GAGAAGCGACGTTCTGAACGATCAGAGCAGCAAAGGATCCGCAGTGAACGAGAGAAAGAACGACAGAAGAGGttggag gaTGAGAGGACtcgtaaagaggaggaggaggcaaaGAGGAAAGCAGATGATGATGCTAAGAAGAAGAAGACGTTGACTAGCCTACACTTTGGAGGCTACATGCAGAAG ATGGAGgtcagagggaagagacagacagagagagagaagaagaagaagattctACAGGACAGACGGAAGTCTCTGGACATCGAGAACATGAGCCAGGACAAACTGAA agACAAGGCCCAGGAGCTGTGGTTGTGGCAGCAGCAGCTGGAGGCGGAGAAGTTTGATCTGCAGTATCAGATTAGCAGACAGAAGTATGACATCAACGTCCTCCGCAACAGAGTGTCAGACCACCAGAAGAC CACCAAGAGAACCAAGAGAGGCCTGAGGAAGTAG
- the LOC110492717 gene encoding troponin T, cardiac muscle isoforms isoform X3 has protein sequence MSDNEEVEEFEEQNGEEPQEGEEEHADEGEGAEEGEEAHADEGEGAEEGEEEAKPKFKPFIMPNLIPPKIPDGEKVDFDDIHRKRMEKDLNELQTLIEVHFESRKKEEEELINLTDRIEKRRSERSEQQRIRSEREKERQKRLEDERTRKEEEEAKRKADDDAKKKKTLTSLHFGGYMQKMEVRGKRQTEREKKKKILQDRRKSLDIENMSQDKLKDKAQELWLWQQQLEAEKFDLQYQISRQKYDINVLRNRVSDHQKTTKRTKRGLRK, from the exons ATGTCAGACAATGAAGAGGTTGAAGAGTTTGA GGAGCAGAATG GGGAAGAGccacaggagggagaggaggagcatgcagatgaaggggagggggcagaggagggagaggaggcgcatgcagatgaaggggagggggcagaggaaGGAGAAG AGGAGGCCAAACCTAAATTCAA gccgtTCATAATGCCCAACCTCATCCCACCTAAGATCCCAGATGGAGAGAAGGTAGATTTTGAT GACATCCACAGGAAGCGCATGGAGAAGGACCTGAATGAGTTGCAGACACTGATCGAGGTTCACTTTGAAAgcaggaagaaggaggaggaggagcttaTCAACCTCACAGACAGGATT GAGAAGCGACGTTCTGAACGATCAGAGCAGCAAAGGATCCGCAGTGAACGAGAGAAAGAACGACAGAAGAGGttggag gaTGAGAGGACtcgtaaagaggaggaggaggcaaaGAGGAAAGCAGATGATGATGCTAAGAAGAAGAAGACGTTGACTAGCCTACACTTTGGAGGCTACATGCAGAAG ATGGAGgtcagagggaagagacagacagagagagagaagaagaagaagattctACAGGACAGACGGAAGTCTCTGGACATCGAGAACATGAGCCAGGACAAACTGAA agACAAGGCCCAGGAGCTGTGGTTGTGGCAGCAGCAGCTGGAGGCGGAGAAGTTTGATCTGCAGTATCAGATTAGCAGACAGAAGTATGACATCAACGTCCTCCGCAACAGAGTGTCAGACCACCAGAAGAC CACCAAGAGAACCAAGAGAGGCCTGAGGAAGTAG
- the LOC110492717 gene encoding troponin T, cardiac muscle isoforms isoform X2, producing the protein MSDNEEVEEFEEQNEEEEEPAIEEEEETNGEPGEEPQEGEEEHADEGEGAEEGEEAHADEGEGAEEGEEEAKPKFKPFIMPNLIPPKIPDGEKVDFDDIHRKRMEKDLNELQTLIEVHFESRKKEEEELINLTDRIEKRRSERSEQQRIRSEREKERQKRLEDERTRKEEEEAKRKADDDAKKKKTLTSLHFGGYMQKMEVRGKRQTEREKKKKILQDRRKSLDIENMSQDKLKCKTRPRSCGCGSSSWRRRSLICSIRLADRSMTSTSSATECQTTRRPPREPREA; encoded by the exons ATGTCAGACAATGAAGAGGTTGAAGAGTTTGA GGAGCAGAATG aggaagaagaagagccagccatagaggaggaagaggagaccaaTGGGGAGCCAG GGGAAGAGccacaggagggagaggaggagcatgcagatgaaggggagggggcagaggagggagaggaggcgcatgcagatgaaggggagggggcagaggaaGGAGAAG AGGAGGCCAAACCTAAATTCAA gccgtTCATAATGCCCAACCTCATCCCACCTAAGATCCCAGATGGAGAGAAGGTAGATTTTGAT GACATCCACAGGAAGCGCATGGAGAAGGACCTGAATGAGTTGCAGACACTGATCGAGGTTCACTTTGAAAgcaggaagaaggaggaggaggagcttaTCAACCTCACAGACAGGATT GAGAAGCGACGTTCTGAACGATCAGAGCAGCAAAGGATCCGCAGTGAACGAGAGAAAGAACGACAGAAGAGGttggag gaTGAGAGGACtcgtaaagaggaggaggaggcaaaGAGGAAAGCAGATGATGATGCTAAGAAGAAGAAGACGTTGACTAGCCTACACTTTGGAGGCTACATGCAGAAG ATGGAGgtcagagggaagagacagacagagagagagaagaagaagaagattctACAGGACAGACGGAAGTCTCTGGACATCGAGAACATGAGCCAGGACAAACTGAAGTGCA agACAAGGCCCAGGAGCTGTGGTTGTGGCAGCAGCAGCTGGAGGCGGAGAAGTTTGATCTGCAGTATCAGATTAGCAGACAGAAGTATGACATCAACGTCCTCCGCAACAGAGTGTCAGACCACCAGAAGAC CACCAAGAGAACCAAGAGAGGCCTGA